Part of the uncultured Tolumonas sp. genome is shown below.
CTCCTTGGCGACCTTGGTGGTAGGGCTTTTCCCTTCAGTGCGCCGAGCCCAGTCCTCCAGCGCCCTTGGGGGGCTCCTTCAGGGCGAAGATGAAGGGCAGGGTCACCAGGAAGGCGAGGGCGAGGAACGCGAAGACGTCCACGAAGGCCAGGTAGTAGCCCTGGCGGACCACCTCGGCGCCCACGAGGCCCTGGGCCAGGTGGCGGGTGGAGACGGGATCCGTTCCCGCCCACCGGAACAGCCCGGCGGTGAGGGCGGAGAACCCGGCCTGGGCGGTCCCGCTGGTGGCGGTGATGTGCTCGGCCAGCCGGGCATGGTGGAACTGGGCCCGGTTGGCCAGGATCGTCGTGGCTACGGCGATGCCCACGCTGCCGCCCTCGTTGCGCATGAGGTTGTAGATGCCCGAAGCCTGGCCCTTCTTGGGCAGGGGCACCCGGACCATGCTGCCGCTGGCCAGCACCACGATGGTGAAGCCCATGCCGATGCCGTTGAAGATTCGGGCCAGGATCAGGAAGGCGATGCTGGTCTGGGGACTGACGTGGGACAGGAGCCAGGTGGACCAGGCCAGGCTCAGCACCCCTGCCACCAGGAGCACCTTCCCGTTGACCCGCCCCACCAGCACGCCCGCAGCGACCATCGCCACCACGGAGGCCACCCCTCCGGGACTCAGCACGATCCCGGCCCAGGTGGGCGTGAAGCCCAGCATGTTCTGCACGAACAGCGGCAGGATGATGAGCGCGGCGTAGAGGCCGAAGTTGGTCATGAAGGTGAGCAGCATGCCGCCCGCGAACTCGGGCAGCTTGAACAGGGAGAGGTCCACGAGGGGATCGTCCGTGGTGAGGCTGCGCCAGACGAAGAGGGCGAGCCCCAGGGCCGCGAGCCCGGCATAGAGCTTCACCTCGTTGGCCGCGAACCAGTCCAGCCGCTCGCCGCGGTTGAGGAAGAGCTCCAGGCAGCCCAGGCCCACGGCGATGCAGGCGAGGCTCCAGCCGTCGATGCGGCCCTCGGGCTTCGACAGGTAGGGAGGATCCTCCAGGAAGGCGGTGGCCAGGAAGAAGGCCACCAGGCCCACAGGCACGTTGATCCAGTAGATCCAGGGCCAGCTCCAGTTGTCCGTGATCCAGCCGCCCACCAGGGGGCCGAGGATGGGGCCGAAGATCACGCCGATGGCGAAGACCGCCGTGGCCATGCCCTGCTCCTCCTCGGGGAAGGCCTCCATGGTGATGGCCTGGCTCATGGGCACC
Proteins encoded:
- a CDS encoding DHA2 family efflux MFS transporter permease subunit codes for the protein MPGGGRKNLKWIIALTTMLGTFMEVLDTSVVNVALPHMKGTYAAGTEEITWIITSYLVANAIILPITGWLGSYFGRKRLYLFCLTTFTLASFACGLAPSLGTQILFRVIQGLSGGAMVPMSQAITMEAFPEEEQGMATAVFAIGVIFGPILGPLVGGWITDNWSWPWIYWINVPVGLVAFFLATAFLEDPPYLSKPEGRIDGWSLACIAVGLGCLELFLNRGERLDWFAANEVKLYAGLAALGLALFVWRSLTTDDPLVDLSLFKLPEFAGGMLLTFMTNFGLYAALIILPLFVQNMLGFTPTWAGIVLSPGGVASVVAMVAAGVLVGRVNGKVLLVAGVLSLAWSTWLLSHVSPQTSIAFLILARIFNGIGMGFTIVVLASGSMVRVPLPKKGQASGIYNLMRNEGGSVGIAVATTILANRAQFHHARLAEHITATSGTAQAGFSALTAGLFRWAGTDPVSTRHLAQGLVGAEVVRQGYYLAFVDVFAFLALAFLVTLPFIFALKEPPKGAGGLGSAH